Within Amycolatopsis sp. FDAARGOS 1241, the genomic segment GCGTCTGGCTCGGGAGCAGTGCGGTGCTCGACTCGAGCGTGCCGAGGCCCGTGGCGAGCGAGCTCGATCCGGTCGCCAGCTGACTCGCGCCGTCGGCGAGCTGGTGCTGGCCGGTCTGCAGCTGAGCGGCGCCGTCGGCGAGCTCCTTGGCGCCGTTGGCCGCGTCGGACACCTTGCCGTAGATCGTGGAGAAGCCGACGAGGAAGCGGTCGGCCGCCTCGCCGCCGACCTTTTCGGCGATCGTCTTGCGCACCTGGTCGGCCACCTGCTTCGCGATCGTGCCCGCGAGGTAGTTGTTGGCGTCGTTGGTGGTCAGCGTGATCGTCGCCTGCTGGGGGGTGAAGGTGCCCGACGAGAGCAGCGCGGCCGAGAAGTCGCGCGGGATCCCGATGGCGAAGGAGTACTTGTCGTCGCGCACGCCGTTTCGAGCGTCCTGTTCGGACACGTCGTGCCACTGGAAGGTACCGGACTTCAGGAGCTCGTCGGTCACCTCGCGGCCGACATTGCGCGTCGCACCCGTCGTGTCCTTGGCCCCGGCGTCGGAGGTGAACACGGCGGCCGGCAGCTTGTCGAGACGGCCGTACGGGTCGTAGTTCGCGTACAGGTAGAAGGACGCGTAGAGCAGCGGCACGAGCACGAGCGCGCCGAGGGCCAGCTTGGGCAGCGTGCCGGCCGACAGCCGGCGCAGCTCGTTGTGCGCGATGCGGAACGCGTTGAGACCGCCGGCGCGCTTGTCGGGGGAGGTCATGCCGGGTCTCCTTCGGCGCTGAGTTCTTCCGCGCGGGGTTCTTCGGCGCCGTTTTCTTCGGCGCTGCTTTCTTCTGGGCCGGCGAGCAGGCGCACCGGTCCGGGCTGGTCGGTCGACCCGATGCGGGCCGGCGGGTGGGGCAGGGCGGCGGCCGGCGTCGTCGCGGTCAGCACCGCGACGGCCAGGCCGCGCTTCGCGTGGTCTTCGGCGACCGCCGTCCACGACTCGACGTGGCTCGTGTGCCGGTCGGGGGTGTCGAGCACGAGCACGCGCACACCGGTGCGCTCGGCGGCCAGCTCGGCGAGCAGCCGCGTGCGCAGCGCGGGTTCCAGGTTCTCGAACCGCGTGCCGGCGAAGGGCGCGGCGTCGTGCTCGGTGAGCCAGCGCAGCACGTCGTCCTTGCCCGCGGGCCGGTGCGCCAGCGCGAGCTCCTCGCCGGCGACCACGCGCAGGGCGAGCGCCTCGTCGGGCTCGCTCACACCGGGGGCGTCGACCACAGCGACGAGGTCCCGCAGCAGGCCGGGGACGTCGGCGGTCACGGTGCCGGTGGACGGCTTGACGCGCCCGGCGAGGGCCAGCGCGAGCGCGGTGATCCCGACGCCCGGCTCGCCGTGGACCAGCGTCACGCAACCGTCCTCGACCGCGAGCGAGGTGGGTGGCAACAGTGTGCCGTGGGGTCCCTCCAGGGACACCCGGTCGGCTCGTACCTGCACGGCGAACTCTCCAACGTGGGTGCACCCGGCACTTTTGAACTGACCGGTCAGTGCAAAAAGTAGCTCAGTTGATCACCGACGGGCAAGGCGAGTGGTCGCACGTCACACGACCGGGCGGCCGTGTGCGCGGTTCACCGCAGTGAGGACGCCGGGTGGGCTTCCCAGGAGGTCCACAGTGGACGGTAACCCTGCCGGTGCCAGAACACCGACGAGAGCGGGTTCATCGGGTTGTAGTAGAGGTACGCACCGACCACGCCCGGGCGCAGCAGTTCGCGGTGCACGTGGGCCATGAGCGCGCGGCCGACCCCGCTGCCGCGGTACCGCGGAGCGGTCACGACGTTGTTCACGTATGCCCAGAGCCCCGGTGGCAGCAGCTCGGCGGCGTCGGTGTCCGGCGCCGAGTCCACCCACGCGCACTGCGCGAGCGCCACGGCCTCGCCGCCGGCCTCGGCCAGCCAGGTGACCGGTTCGTCGAGCGCGCGGCGCAGCGCCGGGGCGAGCAGCTCGGCGGTCTGCTCGCGGCGGCGGTGCGCGACCAGCCCCGTGTAGTCGAACGTCGCCGCGCAGAGGGTCAGCACCTCGTCGAAGTCGGCGGGGCCCGCGAGGCGCACAGTGACACCGTCGCGGGCCGGCTCCGCAGGCGACGGCGGCGGTGTCGTGCGCACGGCCAGTGCGGACATCGGGGCGAGCCCATGGTCGAGGAACGCGCGGATCGCCTCGGCGTCACGGCTCGGCCAGTTCACCACGCACGCCGAATCGGCGCCGGGCGGCTCACCGTCCACGAGCGCCCGCAGCTCGCCGAGCAGGAGGTCGAACCCCTCGGTGCCCGGGGTGTCCGCGTCGGGGAACAATTGCCACACCTGCGCGGCCGACCACAGCAGGGGCGGGTCACCCGGGCCGTGCCGGTAGCGCTGCACCACACCGGACACGCGCACGCCGGCGGCCGTCACCGCGGACACGCGCTCGCCCGCGGCGGCCGGCGCGGGCGGCGGCAGCAGCGGGTCGAGCGCGGCGAAGCGCGCCGCCGGTTCGGTCGTGGCCACGAAGGCGCAGCGTAGCCGCTCAGGCGCGACGCGTGCGGAAGATCGCCGTGCCGGGGAAGAGCTTGCCGCGCAACGGGCTCCACTGGCCCCACGTCCGGGTGTGCCCCTCCGGCCACTCCGGCTCGAGCAGGTCCTCGAGCGCGAACCCGGTCGCGGCGAGCGCGCGCACGTAGTCGCCGACCGTGCGGTGGTACTCGACGTAGGTGGCTGTGCCGTCGTCGTCGACCTCCACGTAGGGCGTGCGGTCGAAGTACGGCTGTGTGACCGTGAGCCCCTGCGGACCCGGATCGTCGGGGAAGATCCAGCGCATCGGGTGGGTCACCGAGAACACCCACGGCGAACCGGGCCGCAGCACGCGGTGCACCTCGGCGAAGACCGTGGCCACCGACGGCACGAACGGCAGTGCGCCGAACGCGGAGCACGCGGCGTCGAAACTGGCCGGCGCGAACGGCAGATGCTCCGCGTTGGCCTGCACGAGCGGCACGGCGACACCGGTGCGCTCGTTGCCCTCGCGCGCGTGGCGCAGCATCCCGCCCGACAGGTCGGTCGCGACGGCGTCGGCGCCCGCCGCGGCTAGCCAGCGCGAGCACGCCGCCTGGCCGCAGCCGACCTCGAGCACGCGCCGACCGCGGACGTCGCCGAGCAGGCGCGCGTCGGCCTCGCGCACGCCCTCCGGGCACCAGACAAACTCGGCGTCGCCGAGGAAACCGCCGTGGGTGGCCTGGTAGTCGTCGGCATCGGCGTCCCACCACGCGAGGTTGGCGGCCACCGCCTCCGCGCCGCGCACCGCGCGGTACGCGACGCCGGACGTGCCGAGCCGCTGCTCGGCGCGCGCGTGGCGGTCCGCCTCGGGCGCGGCCGAAGACTCGGGCATAGCGGGGCCTCCCGGGAATGTGGGCACCGGCGGAAACGTCGCCAGAAGGGTACCGGGAGCAGTGGGGACCCTGATTGTGTGCCCTACCGGAGCCCGCGTACGATGACTGTTAGCGCAGTGGGTTCGCGCTGCCCGGGTCGTCACTGCCGGGGCCGCGCACCGTTTGCGGGTCGTGCCGCGGTCGTTCCCTGGTGGACGTTTGCCCGACGTTGGTTCGTGGGGTTCGTTGCATGTCTCGTCTTGCAGCCTGCTGCGTCGCCAACTGCACACCTACGATCCCATCCACCGGAGCAACCCGCCTAATGACCACCGACACCGCCACCGCCCCGACCGCCCCCGCCGGCCCGCAGCAGGTCGCCATCAACGATATCGGGTCGGAGGAAGACTTCCTCGCGGCGATCGACAAGACGATCAAGTACTTCAACGATGGCGACATCGTCGAGGGCACGATCGTCAAGGTCGACCGCGACGAGGTCCTGCTCGACATCGGGTACAAGACCGAGGGTGTCATCCCCTCGCGTGAGCTGAGCATCAAGCACGATGTCGACCCGGCTGAGGTTGTCTCCGTGGGCGATGAGGTCGAAGCCCTCGTTCTCCAGAAGGAGGACAAGGAAGGCCGCCTGATCCTGTCCAAGAAGCGCGCCCAGTACGAGCGCGCCTGGGGCACGATCGAGGAGCTCAAGGAGAAGGACGAGCCCGTCAAGGGCACCGTCATCGAGGTCGTCAAGGGCGGCCTGATCCTCGACATCGGCCTCCGCGGCTTCCTGCCCGCCTCGCTCGTCGAGATGCGCCGCGTGCGCGACCTGCAGCCGTACGTCGGCCGCGAGCTCGAGGCGAAGATCATCGAGCTGGACAAGAACCGCAACAACGTGGTCCTGTCCCGCCGCGCCTACCTCGAGCAGACGCAGTCCGAGGTCCGCAGCGAGTTCCTCAACAACCTCGCCAAGGGCCAGGTCCGCAAGGGCGTCGTCTCGTCCATCGTCAACTTCGGTGCCTTCGTGGACCTGGGTGGCGTCGACGGCCTCGTGCACGTCTCCGAGCTGTCCTGGAAGCACATCGACCACCCGTCCGAGGTCGTCGAGGTCGGCCAGGAGGTCACGGTCGAGGTCCTGGACGTCGACATGGACCGCGAGCGCGTCTCACTGTCGCTGAAGGCGACCCAGGAAGACCCGTGGCGCCAGTTCGCCCGCACCCACGCGATCGGCCAGATCGTGCCGGGCAAGGTCACCAAGCTCGTCCCGTTCGGTGCGTTCGTGCGCGTCGAGGAGGGCATCGAGGGCCTGGTGCACATCTCCGAGCTGGCCGAGCGCCACGTGGAGATCCCGGAGCAGGTCGTCCAGGTCAACGGCGACGTCTTGGTCAAGGTCATCGACATCGACCTCGAGCGCCGCCGGATCTCGCTGTCACTGAAGCAGGCCAACGAGGGCGTCACGCCGGACACCGAGTTCGACCCGACCCAGTACGGCATGGCCGCCGAGTACGACGCCGAGGGCAACTACATCTACCCCGAAGGCTTCGACCCGGACACCCAGGAGTGGCAGGAAGGCTTCGACAAGCAGCGCGAGGAGTGGGAGCGGCAGTACGCCGAGGCCCACGCGCGCTACGAGGCCCACATGGCGCAGGTCAAGAAGGCCGCCGAGGCCGACGCGGAAGCCGCTGCCGACGCCGCGACCGGCGTCGAGGGTGGCGACCAGTCCTACACCTCCGCTCCGGCCGAGACCAAGAGCGGCGGCACGCTGGCCAGCGACGAGCAGCTCGCGGCTCTGCGCGAGAAGCTCTCCGGTGGTGCGTGAACCTCGCTGCTTCCGGTGCTGACTGAGCACTGAGCACGAACACCGCGGCCCCGGTCCAGTTCGGACCGGGGCCGCGGTGTTTTCGTTTCGGGGCGGCGGTTTCGCGCTGACGGCGGCTCGGGGAGGCCCAGACCGTGCGGGGATCAGCGCACCGGCGGGCCGGTGTCAGTTGTGGAGGCCGAGGCCGGAGATCATCGACAGCACACCCGTGCGGTACACGGCTTCGTGGGCGTCGTCGGTCGGTTCGATGAACCAGTCGTTGAGCGGGGTCTGCGAGCGGATGGTGAGCTCGACGCTGACGAGCCCGTGCATCGACGTCCACAGCAGGTAGCCGTACTGCCGCGCGTCGGCGGCCGGGTCGCTGCTGATGCGGCGGATCTTGCCGACGAACATGGCGAACGTGGTGCGCAGGACGGCCGTGCGCAGGGCCGGGTCGGGGTCGTAGCCGTGGACCGACCGTTCGAACATCATCGCGTAGCGCGCCGGGCTCTCGAGCGCGAAGCGGCGGTACGCGAGCGCGACGTCGAGCAGGTCGGCGACGCCGTCTTCGGATTCGGGCGGGACGTCGAGGAGCTGCTCGCGCAGCAGGTCGAACGCGCGCTCGTACAGCGCGTCGAGCAACCCGGTGCGGCCGCCGAAGCGTGTGTAGACGGTGATGGTCGACGTGCCGGCCGCTTCGGCCACGCCGCGCACGGTCAGGCCGCCGACACCGCGGTCGGTGAGCACCGCCAGTGCGGCGTCGAGAAACCGTGCGCGGTTGTGCTGCTCGGCCGGCTGCGTCGACAGATGGCGGGTGGCCACGTCCCTTACCCCCTTCGCCCGTGCCGCGCAGGACAGGTCCGCGTCTCGCCTGGTGAAGATACGATATTCGGGCGCGGTTGGGAACTTCGCCGGGCGGCCGGATCTGTGGGATCTTCGTCTTGTGGACCTCGCCACGGCGTGGCATGGCTTCGTCCACAAACGACGTTCGGTCAAGTGGAACGATCGAGCAAGCGAGCAGGAGGCACACCGGATGACCCAACCGGAACCGGGCACCGTCGTCGTCAGCGAGGCGGGCACCGGCCGCTACACGCAGCACGTCACCGCGGGCGGGTACGAGTTCGTCGTCGACGAGCCCGTGTCCATGGGCGGTGACGGCAGCGGTCCCACGCCGTACGACTTCCTGCTCGGCGCACTGGGTTCGTGCACCGCGATCACGCTGCGCATGTACGCCGACCGCAAGAACATTCCGCTGGCCAACGTGAACATCCGCTTGAAGCACGACCGCATCCACGCGCGCGACTGCGAACGCTGCGACACCGAGGTCGGCATGGTCAGCCGCATCACGCGCGAGATCGAACTCGAGGGCGACCTCGACGACGAGCAGCGCGCGAAGCTGCTCGCGATCGCGGACAAGTGCCCCGTGCACCGTACGCTGGAGAACCAGATCGACGTGCAGACGAAACTGGTCTGAAGGAGCGTGCGGATGGGTCGGGGTGCGCGGTCCGAGCGGGTCGTGGTCGTGGTGTACGACTCGGTGCGGCTGCTCGACGTCACCGGGCCGCTCGAGGTCTTCGGCATGGCCAACGAGCACGGCGCGAGCTACGAACTGCTGACCGCTTCGCCCGGCGGCACCGACGTCCGAACCACGACCGGCACCCGCCTCGGCGCTGACGTCGCGCTCGAGGAGGCCGACGTCAAGGGCGGCACGCTCATCGTCCCCGGAGGTCCGGACTGGCAGCGCACGGTGACCGACGAGCACCTGCTCGGGGAGGTTCGCCGCCTGTCGCACCAGGCCCGTCGCACGGCGTCGGTCTGCGCGGGCGCCTTCACCCTCGCGGCCGCGGGCCTGCTGGAGGGCCGCCGCGCGGCCACGCACTGGGAGCTCGCAGACCAGCTCGCCCGCCGCTACCCGGGCGTCGAGGTCGACTGCGAGGCGATTTTCGTGCGCGACGGCTCGGTGATCTCCTCGGCGGGCGTCACCTCGGGCATCGACCTGTCGCTGGCTCTCGTCGAGGAGGACCTCGGTTCGGCCGCCGCGCGGCTCGTCGCCAAACACCTCGTGGTGTTCCTGCAACGTCCCGGCGGTCAGTCGCAGTTCAGCGTGCGGCTCGCGGCGCAGCCCTCGCGCAACGACCTGCTGCGCCGGATCATGGACCGCATCACCGCCGACCCGGCGGCGGAGCACAGCCTCTCGCTCCTGGCCGACGACGCGGGCGTCAGCGTCCGCCACCTCACGCGGCTCTTCCGCGAACAGCTGGGCACCTCGGTGGCGCGTTTCGTCGAAAGCACCCGGCTCGAAGCCGCCCGGCAGCTGCTGGAAAGTGGTACGGACCCGCTGGACGTGGTCGCCCGCCGCACGGGCTTCGGTTCCGCGGAAACCCTGCGGCGGGTCTTCGCGCGCGAAGTGGGCATCCCGCCCAGCGCCTACCGCGCGCGCTTCCGCACGACAGGTACTCCGGCTCTGGCCGGGGCCGGCCACTAGCCGGCATCACACCTCGAGGGAGCTTGTTCGATCCTCGGCGCG encodes:
- a CDS encoding ABC transporter ATP-binding protein, producing MQVRADRVSLEGPHGTLLPPTSLAVEDGCVTLVHGEPGVGITALALALAGRVKPSTGTVTADVPGLLRDLVAVVDAPGVSEPDEALALRVVAGEELALAHRPAGKDDVLRWLTEHDAAPFAGTRFENLEPALRTRLLAELAAERTGVRVLVLDTPDRHTSHVESWTAVAEDHAKRGLAVAVLTATTPAAALPHPPARIGSTDQPGPVRLLAGPEESSAEENGAEEPRAEELSAEGDPA
- a CDS encoding GNAT family N-acetyltransferase; the protein is MATTEPAARFAALDPLLPPPAPAAAGERVSAVTAAGVRVSGVVQRYRHGPGDPPLLWSAAQVWQLFPDADTPGTEGFDLLLGELRALVDGEPPGADSACVVNWPSRDAEAIRAFLDHGLAPMSALAVRTTPPPSPAEPARDGVTVRLAGPADFDEVLTLCAATFDYTGLVAHRRREQTAELLAPALRRALDEPVTWLAEAGGEAVALAQCAWVDSAPDTDAAELLPPGLWAYVNNVVTAPRYRGSGVGRALMAHVHRELLRPGVVGAYLYYNPMNPLSSVFWHRQGYRPLWTSWEAHPASSLR
- a CDS encoding class I SAM-dependent methyltransferase encodes the protein MPESSAAPEADRHARAEQRLGTSGVAYRAVRGAEAVAANLAWWDADADDYQATHGGFLGDAEFVWCPEGVREADARLLGDVRGRRVLEVGCGQAACSRWLAAAGADAVATDLSGGMLRHAREGNERTGVAVPLVQANAEHLPFAPASFDAACSAFGALPFVPSVATVFAEVHRVLRPGSPWVFSVTHPMRWIFPDDPGPQGLTVTQPYFDRTPYVEVDDDGTATYVEYHRTVGDYVRALAATGFALEDLLEPEWPEGHTRTWGQWSPLRGKLFPGTAIFRTRRA
- the rpsA gene encoding 30S ribosomal protein S1 — encoded protein: MTTDTATAPTAPAGPQQVAINDIGSEEDFLAAIDKTIKYFNDGDIVEGTIVKVDRDEVLLDIGYKTEGVIPSRELSIKHDVDPAEVVSVGDEVEALVLQKEDKEGRLILSKKRAQYERAWGTIEELKEKDEPVKGTVIEVVKGGLILDIGLRGFLPASLVEMRRVRDLQPYVGRELEAKIIELDKNRNNVVLSRRAYLEQTQSEVRSEFLNNLAKGQVRKGVVSSIVNFGAFVDLGGVDGLVHVSELSWKHIDHPSEVVEVGQEVTVEVLDVDMDRERVSLSLKATQEDPWRQFARTHAIGQIVPGKVTKLVPFGAFVRVEEGIEGLVHISELAERHVEIPEQVVQVNGDVLVKVIDIDLERRRISLSLKQANEGVTPDTEFDPTQYGMAAEYDAEGNYIYPEGFDPDTQEWQEGFDKQREEWERQYAEAHARYEAHMAQVKKAAEADAEAAADAATGVEGGDQSYTSAPAETKSGGTLASDEQLAALREKLSGGA
- a CDS encoding TetR/AcrR family transcriptional regulator, which translates into the protein MATRHLSTQPAEQHNRARFLDAALAVLTDRGVGGLTVRGVAEAAGTSTITVYTRFGGRTGLLDALYERAFDLLREQLLDVPPESEDGVADLLDVALAYRRFALESPARYAMMFERSVHGYDPDPALRTAVLRTTFAMFVGKIRRISSDPAADARQYGYLLWTSMHGLVSVELTIRSQTPLNDWFIEPTDDAHEAVYRTGVLSMISGLGLHN
- a CDS encoding OsmC family protein, giving the protein MTQPEPGTVVVSEAGTGRYTQHVTAGGYEFVVDEPVSMGGDGSGPTPYDFLLGALGSCTAITLRMYADRKNIPLANVNIRLKHDRIHARDCERCDTEVGMVSRITREIELEGDLDDEQRAKLLAIADKCPVHRTLENQIDVQTKLV
- a CDS encoding GlxA family transcriptional regulator; translated protein: MGRGARSERVVVVVYDSVRLLDVTGPLEVFGMANEHGASYELLTASPGGTDVRTTTGTRLGADVALEEADVKGGTLIVPGGPDWQRTVTDEHLLGEVRRLSHQARRTASVCAGAFTLAAAGLLEGRRAATHWELADQLARRYPGVEVDCEAIFVRDGSVISSAGVTSGIDLSLALVEEDLGSAAARLVAKHLVVFLQRPGGQSQFSVRLAAQPSRNDLLRRIMDRITADPAAEHSLSLLADDAGVSVRHLTRLFREQLGTSVARFVESTRLEAARQLLESGTDPLDVVARRTGFGSAETLRRVFAREVGIPPSAYRARFRTTGTPALAGAGH